From the genome of Amia ocellicauda isolate fAmiCal2 chromosome 14, fAmiCal2.hap1, whole genome shotgun sequence, one region includes:
- the LOC136767396 gene encoding zona pellucida sperm-binding protein 3-like, with protein sequence MKLICIALCLCVGVLFPTPVFADSDNETSKESSDIKTLSKHYRILPMFIQASAPLVDPKKLRPATGSKPMPDDLRRILFPGDNLRKGVHPKKVQNRGVAVWGDYSKMYVAVHKNINGFRCRPSELMLGSCAVSKTTEHYYYFIYGLNECGNKRSIINGRLVYSNTLRYSPPTSSHPVIRGVSFTVPIQLVYNRFHYSYKIGYQPTFPQHGSTLPGMDKSAFFRELKNRHGYILVTTNEQWIRLSPKNIYYLGQPMYFQATGYFATEGQRLFIQSCYATASPDRHSKPRFTVIDNFGCLVDSKADGCQSRFVPYTRKDVLRFTIDAFLFQKTLSEHVMTELYMHCTMTVAEHVTPGTKSCTYNRKAKRWEELYGNHAVCTCCDSRCAGDRAEGQRSGLVTSHLLPLEHPGAKMDSAEGAHWSGEDVVPGLGSHAEGEARQVDSRPEESAAVDGPPAVEVDAWDDSEERTVASEDYAAELFKGEESSWVSFQDEDEDERGEFHREETDEEDERFPV encoded by the exons ATGAAGCTGATCTGCATTGCTCTCTGCCTCTGTGTAGGAGTATTATTCCCTACACCGGTCTTTGCCGACAGTGACAATGAGACTTCAAAGGAATCCTCCGATATCAAGACGCTGTCCAAGCACTACCGCATTCTCCCCATGTTCATCCAGGCGTCGGCTCCTCTGGTAGACCCAAAGAAACTCCGGCCGGCCACTGGCAGCAAGCCCATGCCGGATGACCTGAGGCGCATCCTGTTCCCCGGTGACAACCTGCGGAAAGGCGTGCATCCCAAGAAGGTCCAGAACCGAGGCGTTGCAGTGTGGGGAGACTACAGTAAGATGTACGTGGCAGTGCATAAGAACATCAACGGCTTCAGGTGCAGGCCTTCGGAGCTCATGCTGGGGAGCTGCGCCGTCAGTAAGACCACTGAGCACTACTACTACTTCATCTACGGGCTGAACGAGTGTGGGAACAAGCGATCG ATCATTAATGGCCGACTGGTGTACTCCAACACTCTGCGCTACTCCCCTCCAACTTCTTCACACCCAGTAATCCGGGGTGTGTCCTTCACTGTGCCCATCCAGCTTGTCTACAACCG GTTTCACTATTCCTACAAGATTGGCTACCAgcccacattcccccagcatggcaGCACCCTTCCAGGCATGGACAAATCTGCCTTCTTCAGAGAGCTGAAGAACAGACATGGCTACATCCTGGTCACCACCAATG AGCAGTGGATCAGACTCTCCCCAAAGAACATCTACTACCTGGGTCAGCCCATGTACTTCCAGGCCACAGGCTACTTTGCCACTGAAGGGCAGCGGCTGTTCATCCAGTCCTGCTATGCCACGGCCTCTCCAGATCGGCACTCCAAGCCCAGGTTCACCGTGATTGACAACTTTGG GTGCCTGGTAGACAGCAAGGCTGATGGGTGCCAGTCCAGGTTCGTGCCGTACACGAGGAAGGACGTTCTCCGCTTCACCATCGACGCCTTCCTGTTTCAGAAGACCCTGTCCGAG CATGTGATGACTGAGCTGTACATGCACTGCACCATGACTGTGGCAGAACATGTGACTCCAGGCACCAAATCCTGCACCTACAACCGAAAAGCTAAAAG GTGGGAGGAGCTGTATGGGAACCATGCTGTGTGCACGTGCTGTGACTCCAGGTGTGCTGGGGACCGTGCGGAAG GTCAGAGGAGCGGCCTAGTGACCAGTCACCTGCTGCCCTTGGAGCATCCCGGTGCTAAAATGGACTCGGCGGAAGGAGCCCATTGGTCAGGGGAAGATGTGGTTCCAGGATTGGGGTCCCATGCTGAAGGAGAAGCTAGGCAAGTGGACTCTCGGCCAGAGGAGTCTGCAGCAGTTGACGGTCCACCAGCGGTAGAGGTGGATGCCTGGGATGACTCTGAAGAGAGAACCGTGGCATCGGAGGACTATGCAGCTGAACTGTTTAAAGGTGAGGAGTCGTCTTGGGTGAGCTTTCAGGATGAGGATGAAGATGAGCGAGGGGAGTTCCATAGAGAGGAGACTGACGAGGAGGATGAACGATTCCCAGTGTAA